A part of Thalassophryne amazonica chromosome 3, fThaAma1.1, whole genome shotgun sequence genomic DNA contains:
- the mrps16 gene encoding 28S ribosomal protein S16, mitochondrial — protein sequence MVYLSSLLQKYHGGYVVIRLALAGHKQANRPFYRIVAAYNKRARDGKYLEQLGTYDPLPNIYNEKLVSFNYDRIKYWIVSGAHPTKPVAKLLGLAGFFPLHPMTITNAERRRAATAQEETAKTVGETHDQPEV from the exons ATGGTTTATCTTT CATCACTCCTACAGAAGTACCATGGAGGTTATGTTGTCATCCGATTGGCTCTCGCAGGCCACAAACAAGCTAACCGGCCCTTTTATCGTATCGTGGCAGCATATAACAAAAGGGCAAGAGATGGAAAATATTTAGAACAACTGGGTACCTACGACCCTCTCCCTAACATCTACAACGAGAAACTTGTCAGCTTCAACTACGACCGAATCAAATACTGGATTGTCAGTGGCGCGCACCCCACTAAGCCAGTGGCCAAACTTCTAG GATTGGCGGGATTCTTCCCTTTGCACCCCATGACGATAACAAATGCAGAGCGACGTAGAGCCGCCACAGCGCAGGAGGAAACTGCAAAAACAGTGGGAGAGACACATGACCAGCCTGAAGTCTGA